Proteins from one Salmo salar chromosome ssa07, Ssal_v3.1, whole genome shotgun sequence genomic window:
- the trim2b gene encoding tripartite motif-containing protein 2: MEAGQPSPDSSSEECTVLEALPDKGLACHTHTGKVTELYCSGCEVCVCEVCVSGEHADHPTVPLLDFLKTHRDGLQERLTAAQNRLPQISEALVSLREILQQLTNQRDLIEEDIHVSFEELHKTLDVRKSVLLMELEVTYGLKQKVLQAQLDTLLQGHGGIADTCTQTEEALSGEASAASLQAERGLAEILGELASQGLPFQAEENDQLDLVMEAEGLRKSIHNLGTIVTTSAVASQSEASGVGLEQCIVGLPACVTITTRDKAGGHCRSGNAILSAEVCTPDGSVADGEILDHKNGTYDFVYTVNKEGEFSLALRLYDQHIKGSPFRLRVTRSQDPEVSPPTTTATSLTATATPSTGSSEGAKRRGKSPGSGSKKKGSRRTGSALGTPRRRENPIEDDLIFRIGTKGKNKGEFTNLQGVSTSSSGRILIADSNNQCVQIFSNDGEFKSRFGVRGRSPGQLQRPTGVAVHPNGDIIIADYDNKWVSIFSSEGKYKAKLGSGRLMGPKGVSVDQNGHVIVVDNKACTVFIFQPTGKLVTKFGSRGNGDKQFAGPHFAAVNNNNEIIVTDFHNHSVKVFTPEGELLLKFGSNGEGNGQFNAPTGVAVDLNGNIIVADWGNSRIQVFDSCGSFLSYINTSADPLYGPQGLALTSDGHVVVADSGNHCFKVYRYLQ; encoded by the exons ATGGAGGCGGGACAGCCGTCACCTGACAGCAGTAGTGAAGAGTGTACAGTTTTGGAGGCTCTACCGGACAAGGGACtggcctgtcacacacacaccggcaag GTGACGGAGCTGTACTGTTCagggtgtgaggtgtgtgtgtgtgaggtgtgtgtgtcggGGGAGCATGCGGACCATCCCACGGTCCCGTTGTTAGACTTtctgaagacacacagagacgggctgcaggagagactgactgccgcacagaacag ACTGCCTCAGATCTCGGAGGCCCTGGTGTCTCTGAGAGAGATCTTACAGCAGCTGACCAATCAGAGAGATTTGATCGAGGAAGACATCCACGTCAGCTTCGAAGAGCTCCACAAGACCCTGGACGTCAGGAAGAGTGTCCTACTGATGGAGCTAGAGGTCACCTACGGACTGAAACAGAAG gTTCTGCAGGCCCAGCTGGACACCCTGCTCCAGGGCCACGGGGGTATCGCTGACACCTGTACCCAGACAGAGGAGGCCCTGAGCGGGGAGGCCAGCGCCGCGAGCCTGCAGGCTGAGAGAGGCCTAGCGGAGATACTGGGGGAGCTGGCCAGCCAAG GGCTACCATTCCAGGCTGAGGAGAATGATCAACTGGACTTAGTGATGGAGGCAGAGGGACTGAGGAAGTCAATCCACAACCTAGGGACAATTGTCACTACCAG CGCGGTGGCGAGCCAGAGTGAGGCGTCGGGTGTGGGGCTGGAGCAGTGCATCGTGGGTCTCCCAGCCTGCGTAACCATAACGACCAGAGACAAGGCCGGGGGACACTGCAGGAGCGGCAACGCCATCCTGTCTGCTGAG GTGTGTACTCCAGATGGTAGCGTGGCCGACGGGGAGATACTCGACCACAAGAATGGGACATATGATTTTGTTTACACTGTAAACAAGGAAGGAGAGTTCTCATTGGCTCTCCGGCTCTATGACCAGCACATCAAAGGAAGTCCCTTCAGACTAAGAGTTACCAGGTCCCAGGACCCTGAg GTgtctccccccaccaccacagccACCTCTCTGACGGCCACCGCCACCCCGTCTACAGGCTCCTCTGAGGGGGCTAAGAGGAGAGGAAAGTCCCCAGGGTCTGGGAGTAAGAAGAAGGGATCCAGGAGGACAGGCAGCGCCCTGGGGACACCCAGACGCAGAGAGAACCCAATCGAAGATGACCTCATCTTCAGGAtcg GTACTAAAGGGAAGAATAAAGGAGAGTTTACTAACCTGCAGGGTGTGTCAACATCTTCCAGCGGTAGGATTCTAATAGCAGACAGCAATAACCAGTGTGTCCAG ATCTTCTCTAACGACGGCGAGTTTAAGAGTCGTTTCGGGGTGAGGGGCCGGTCGCCAGGGCAACTCCAACGACCAACCGGTGTGGCCGTTCACCCCAACGGTGACATCATCATCGCCGACTACGACAACAAGTGGGTCAGCATCTTCTCCAGCGAGGGCAAGTACAAG gCCAAGCTGGGCTCTGGTAGGCTGATGGGACCAAAGGGCGTGTCCGTGGATCAGAACGGTCACGTGATTGTTGTGGACAACAAGGCATGCACCGTCTTCATCTTCCAGCCAACCGGCAAGCTCGTTACTAAGTTCGGTAGCCGCGGCAACGGAGACAAACAGTTCGCAG GTCCTCATTTTGCAGCCGTCAACAATAACAATGAGATCATAGTGACAGACTTTCACAACCACTCAGTCAAG gTATTCACCCCAGAAGGAGAGCTTCTTCTGAAGTTTGGCTCTAACGGAGAGGGCAACGGTCAGTTTAATGCCCCTACGGGCGTGGCCGTCGACCTGAACGGGAACATCATCGTAGCCGACTGGGGAAACAGCCGCATACAG